The proteins below are encoded in one region of Campylobacter helveticus:
- the metC gene encoding cystathionine beta-lyase: protein MNNKTKLIHCGRGDENAEVRSVNPTLMRASTILFKDHATWQKYRELRKTQRVLSYGARGTATNFELEKLICELEGGHRAQLFPTGLAALAMVLLNYASKDAHFLITDAIYGPVRTICDLFLKKMGVEIDFLKADASDVEEKIKPNTKLILCESPGSILYEIIDLPKLCKIAHSHNIPVAIDNTYSSGYFLNPLELGVDISVIAATKYLSGHSDVTMGIVVINEKEWKNFDKLPEALGLTTSPDDAYLVLRGMRTLDVRMKAHEKSADEVVEFLQTRKELKTIFYPKLKSHPNHDIFERDHKGANGMVTIEFAEGYTKDDAIKFVDLLQFFSIGASWGGYESLATVTTPPRTATDWSARGPFVRFHIGLEDPKDLIADLTQAFNGIKK, encoded by the coding sequence ATGAATAACAAAACAAAACTTATCCATTGCGGAAGAGGCGATGAAAATGCCGAAGTAAGATCGGTAAATCCAACCCTAATGCGTGCATCAACCATACTTTTTAAAGATCACGCCACTTGGCAAAAATATAGAGAGTTAAGAAAAACCCAGCGTGTTTTAAGCTATGGTGCTAGAGGCACAGCGACAAATTTTGAGCTTGAAAAGCTTATTTGTGAGCTTGAGGGAGGACATAGAGCACAGCTTTTTCCAACGGGCTTGGCAGCTTTAGCTATGGTGCTTTTAAATTATGCAAGTAAGGATGCGCATTTTTTAATTACTGATGCGATTTATGGACCTGTGAGGACGATTTGCGACTTATTTTTGAAAAAAATGGGCGTTGAGATTGATTTCTTAAAAGCTGATGCAAGTGATGTGGAGGAGAAAATCAAGCCTAATACTAAGCTTATTTTATGTGAGTCGCCGGGATCAATTTTATATGAGATTATAGATCTACCAAAGCTTTGTAAAATCGCCCACTCTCACAATATTCCTGTGGCGATTGATAATACCTATTCAAGTGGGTATTTTTTAAATCCTTTAGAACTTGGTGTGGATATTTCCGTTATAGCGGCGACTAAATATTTAAGTGGGCATTCAGATGTTACTATGGGTATAGTTGTCATTAATGAAAAAGAGTGGAAAAATTTCGACAAACTTCCAGAAGCCTTAGGACTTACGACAAGTCCAGATGATGCCTATTTGGTGCTTCGTGGCATGAGAACCTTAGATGTGAGAATGAAAGCTCACGAAAAAAGTGCTGATGAAGTAGTCGAATTTTTACAAACAAGAAAAGAGCTTAAAACCATCTTTTATCCTAAGTTAAAATCTCACCCAAATCACGATATTTTCGAACGCGATCACAAAGGTGCTAATGGTATGGTAACGATAGAATTTGCCGAAGGTTACACTAAAGATGATGCGATTAAATTTGTAGATTTATTGCAATTTTTCTCCATAGGTGCTAGTTGGGGTGGCTATGAAAGTCTAGCCACGGTAACAACTCCTCCTAGAACAGCGACTGATTGGAGTGCTAGAGGTCCTTTTGTGAGATTTCATATAGGACTTGAAGATCCTAAAGATTTGATTGCTGATTTAACTCAGGCTTTTAATGGTATTAAAAAATAA